One Amycolatopsis sp. NBC_00355 genomic window carries:
- a CDS encoding ArsR/SmtB family transcription factor — protein sequence MATYGSDQLAALADPSRRAIVEALRAGPRAVGDLSADLPISRPAVSQHLKVLKEAGLVADRAAGTKRLYRLEPDGIAAVRAYLDRMWSDALKSFADLAEATESRHEEQP from the coding sequence GTGGCGACTTACGGAAGCGACCAGCTGGCCGCGCTGGCCGACCCGTCGCGGCGCGCGATCGTCGAAGCGCTCCGGGCCGGGCCGCGCGCGGTCGGCGACTTGTCCGCGGACCTGCCGATCAGCCGCCCGGCCGTCTCCCAGCACCTCAAGGTGCTCAAGGAGGCCGGCCTGGTCGCCGACCGGGCGGCGGGCACGAAGCGGCTCTACCGCCTCGAACCCGACGGCATCGCCGCGGTGCGCGCCTACCTCGACCGCATGTGGTCCGACGCGCTGAAGTCCTTCGCCGACCTGGCGGAGGCCACCGAGTCCCGGCACGAGGAGCAGCCATGA
- a CDS encoding SRPBCC family protein, protein MTLEPIRKTVTVACSREHAFRTYTEAFDSWWPREHHLGAAGLAEAVLEPKPGGRWYERLTDGSECDWGEVLLWEPPARVVLSWRIDGDWKIDPDPAHASEIDVRFVEEGPRSTRVELEHRGFERHGETAAKVRDGVSSDGGHGGLLKRFAEKAAA, encoded by the coding sequence ATGACGCTGGAGCCCATCCGCAAGACGGTCACCGTCGCGTGCTCGCGCGAACACGCGTTCAGGACCTACACCGAGGCCTTCGACAGCTGGTGGCCGCGCGAGCACCACCTCGGCGCCGCGGGCCTCGCCGAAGCCGTGCTCGAACCGAAGCCGGGCGGACGCTGGTACGAGCGGCTGACCGACGGCTCCGAGTGCGACTGGGGCGAGGTCCTCCTCTGGGAGCCACCCGCCCGAGTGGTTCTGTCGTGGCGGATCGACGGCGACTGGAAGATCGACCCGGACCCGGCGCACGCCAGCGAGATCGACGTCCGCTTCGTCGAGGAAGGGCCGCGCAGCACGCGCGTCGAGCTGGAGCACCGCGGGTTCGAACGGCACGGCGAGACCGCGGCGAAGGTCCGTGACGGCGTCTCGTCCGACGGCGGACACGGCGGCCTGCTGAAGCGCTTCGCCGAGAAAGCCGCCGCCTGA
- a CDS encoding PPK2 family polyphosphate kinase, whose translation MAKKKDEGSRVRDALRITGELPEPGSAPVGPGKKPKALAKLDTAGERLSALQEALYAEGVGGGNRSVLLVLQGMDTSGKGGTVSHVLGLVNPMGVHYAGFKAPTAAERRHHYLWRIRKQLPVAGQIGVFDRSHYEDILVPRVSGLLSAEERRRRYSEINAFEQELADAGTTVVKVFLHISPEEQLKRLKARLETPEKHWKYNPGDLEARSHWPAYQKAYADIFKKTSTDHAPWHVVPADHKWYRNWAVAELLIETLTELDPKFPQPDYDVDAELAKLKGVGVPA comes from the coding sequence ATGGCCAAGAAGAAGGACGAGGGAAGCCGGGTCCGGGACGCGCTGCGGATCACCGGGGAGCTGCCGGAGCCGGGCTCGGCGCCGGTCGGGCCCGGCAAGAAGCCCAAGGCCCTCGCCAAGCTCGACACCGCGGGCGAGCGGCTGTCCGCGCTGCAGGAGGCGCTCTACGCCGAGGGCGTCGGCGGCGGGAACCGCAGTGTGCTGCTGGTGCTGCAGGGCATGGACACCTCGGGCAAGGGCGGCACGGTCTCGCACGTGCTGGGCCTGGTCAACCCGATGGGCGTCCACTACGCGGGGTTCAAGGCGCCGACCGCGGCCGAGCGCCGCCACCACTACCTCTGGCGGATCCGCAAGCAGCTGCCGGTGGCCGGCCAGATCGGCGTGTTCGACCGCTCGCACTACGAGGACATCCTCGTGCCGCGGGTGTCCGGGCTGCTCAGCGCCGAGGAGCGGCGCCGCCGCTACAGCGAGATCAACGCGTTCGAGCAGGAGCTGGCCGACGCCGGCACGACCGTGGTCAAGGTCTTCCTGCACATCTCGCCCGAGGAGCAGCTCAAGCGGCTGAAGGCCCGGCTGGAGACGCCCGAGAAGCACTGGAAGTACAACCCGGGCGACCTCGAGGCGCGTTCGCACTGGCCCGCCTACCAGAAGGCCTACGCCGACATCTTCAAGAAGACGTCGACGGACCACGCGCCGTGGCACGTCGTGCCGGCCGACCACAAGTGGTACCGGAACTGGGCGGTCGCCGAGCTGCTCATCGAGACCCTCACCGAGCTGGACCCGAAGTTCCCGCAGCCGGACTACGACGTCGACGCCGAGCTGGCGAAGCTGAAGGGTGTTGGCGTACCGGCCTGA
- a CDS encoding S9 family peptidase yields MTDVDDLPFLRKQARTQRFTLGAPKAFRVAPDGSRVLFLRAESGTDPRHSLWSADLASGAETKVVDAAELLPGEEELPAEERARRERARETGGGVVHYGVDAGFTVAAFTLSGKLYTLDLASGEVTLRVDGAVIDPRPSPAGTHVAYVQDRRLHVIELATGDDRVLAGEDSEDVTWGLAEFIAAEEMDRNRGYWWAPDGTALLAERADRGPVPRWTIADPANPQNPANVVAYPAAGTTNALVTLAILGLDGSRVDVAPGEWEYLASVHWSAGGAPLLAVEPRDQTRLDVLALDVTDGSTSVVHTAADQHWIDIVGGVPAWTPDGRLVTERMVDGDHRLYVGDEAITPDGLQLRAVLDVGDELLFSASDEDSTQIHVYRTGDGSIHRLSTVDGVHHGAGNAGVTVLSSWSLEHSGPRVSVLRDGAEVASIESSTVDPDIVPNLTWLTLGERGLRGALLLPRGYEPSEGRLPVLLDPYGGPHAQRVLQSRNAFLTSQWLADQGFAVLVADGRGTPGRGAVWEREIHGRLADVTLQDQVDALQAAAARFPELDVERVAIRGWSYGGYLSALAVLRRPDVFHAAVAGAPVTDWSLYDTHYTERYLGKPQDDPESYAHNSLIESAGELSRALLIVHGLADDNVFVAHSLRLSSALLAKGRSHVFLPLAGATHMTPQAEEVAENLMRTQVDWILRELSVVDKENA; encoded by the coding sequence GTGACCGATGTCGACGATCTCCCGTTCCTCCGCAAACAGGCCCGTACCCAGCGCTTCACCCTCGGCGCGCCGAAGGCGTTCCGGGTCGCCCCGGACGGTTCGCGTGTGCTGTTCCTGCGGGCGGAGTCGGGTACCGACCCGCGGCACAGCCTCTGGTCGGCCGACCTCGCGAGCGGCGCCGAGACGAAGGTCGTCGACGCCGCCGAGCTGCTGCCCGGCGAGGAGGAGCTGCCGGCCGAGGAGCGGGCGCGGCGTGAACGGGCCCGCGAGACCGGCGGCGGGGTCGTCCACTACGGCGTCGACGCGGGCTTCACGGTCGCGGCCTTCACACTCTCGGGCAAGCTGTACACCCTGGACCTCGCGTCCGGCGAGGTGACGCTGCGGGTCGACGGTGCGGTCATCGACCCGCGGCCGAGCCCGGCCGGCACGCACGTCGCGTACGTGCAGGACCGGCGGCTGCACGTCATCGAGCTGGCCACCGGCGACGACCGGGTGCTGGCCGGGGAGGACAGCGAAGACGTCACGTGGGGTCTCGCGGAGTTCATCGCCGCCGAGGAGATGGACCGCAACCGGGGTTACTGGTGGGCCCCGGACGGCACGGCCCTGCTGGCCGAGCGCGCCGACCGCGGCCCGGTGCCGCGCTGGACCATCGCCGACCCGGCCAACCCGCAGAACCCGGCCAACGTCGTCGCCTACCCGGCCGCGGGCACCACGAACGCCCTCGTCACGCTGGCGATCCTCGGCCTGGACGGCTCCCGCGTCGACGTCGCGCCGGGGGAGTGGGAGTACCTCGCCTCGGTGCACTGGTCGGCGGGCGGCGCGCCGCTGCTGGCCGTCGAGCCGCGCGACCAGACGCGGCTGGACGTGCTCGCCCTCGACGTCACCGACGGCTCGACGTCGGTCGTGCACACCGCCGCCGACCAGCACTGGATCGACATCGTCGGCGGCGTCCCCGCGTGGACGCCCGACGGGCGCCTGGTCACCGAGCGGATGGTCGACGGCGACCACCGGCTCTACGTCGGCGACGAGGCGATCACCCCGGACGGGCTGCAGCTGCGCGCGGTCCTCGACGTCGGTGACGAGCTGCTCTTCAGCGCGTCGGACGAAGACTCGACGCAGATCCACGTCTACCGCACCGGAGACGGGTCGATCCACCGGTTGTCCACTGTGGACGGCGTGCACCACGGTGCCGGAAACGCCGGCGTCACGGTGTTGTCGTCGTGGAGCCTGGAGCACAGCGGCCCGCGCGTCTCGGTGCTGCGCGACGGCGCGGAAGTGGCGTCGATCGAGTCGTCCACTGTGGACCCGGACATCGTGCCGAACCTGACCTGGCTGACGCTGGGGGAGCGCGGCCTGCGCGGCGCCCTGCTGCTGCCGCGCGGGTACGAGCCGAGCGAGGGCAGGCTGCCGGTGCTGCTCGACCCGTACGGCGGCCCGCACGCCCAGCGTGTGCTGCAGAGCCGCAACGCGTTCCTGACGTCGCAGTGGCTGGCCGACCAGGGCTTCGCGGTGCTCGTCGCCGACGGCCGCGGCACGCCCGGGCGCGGCGCGGTGTGGGAGCGCGAGATCCACGGGCGCCTCGCCGACGTCACCCTGCAGGACCAGGTCGACGCGCTGCAGGCCGCGGCCGCGCGGTTCCCGGAGCTGGACGTCGAGCGCGTCGCGATCCGCGGCTGGTCCTACGGCGGTTACCTGTCCGCGCTGGCCGTGCTGCGCCGCCCGGACGTCTTCCACGCGGCGGTCGCGGGCGCGCCCGTCACGGACTGGTCGTTGTACGACACGCACTACACCGAGCGCTACCTCGGGAAACCGCAGGATGATCCGGAAAGCTACGCGCACAACTCGCTGATCGAGAGCGCCGGCGAGCTGAGCCGCGCACTGCTGATCGTGCACGGGCTGGCCGACGACAACGTGTTCGTCGCCCACTCGCTGCGGCTGTCCTCGGCGCTGCTGGCGAAGGGCCGCTCGCACGTGTTCCTGCCACTGGCCGGGGCCACCCACATGACGCCGCAGGCCGAAGAGGTCGCGGAGAACCTGATGCGCACCCAGGTCGACTGGATCCTGCGTGAGCTTTCCGTCGTGGACAAGGAGAACGCATGA
- a CDS encoding LLM class F420-dependent oxidoreductase, whose product MSRWGLTIPLTGVPLTAHRELVEQLPDLGYTDAWTAETAGTDAFTPLVLASQWAPQLRLGTAIVPVYTRGPGLLAMQAATVAELAPGRFVLGIGASSPVIVENWNAAPFEEPFARSRDTLRFLRSALTGEKVSEKYDTFAVSKFRLERPADPPPSIMLAALRPGMLKLAAREADGAITNWLAPTDVPKVRSVIGPDVELAARIFVCPTEDAAAARGLGRMLISSYLTVPVYAAFHEWLGRGEALAPMHEAWAAGDRQKANQVIPDAVVDDLIVHGSLDSCREQVQSYVDNGLTTPIIALLPTGGDPFEQVRALAPR is encoded by the coding sequence ATGAGCCGCTGGGGCCTCACGATCCCGCTGACCGGGGTGCCGTTGACGGCGCACCGCGAGCTGGTCGAGCAGCTGCCGGACCTGGGCTACACCGACGCGTGGACGGCGGAGACCGCGGGCACGGACGCGTTCACGCCGCTCGTGCTCGCGTCGCAGTGGGCACCGCAGCTGCGGCTCGGCACCGCGATCGTGCCGGTCTACACGCGCGGCCCGGGCCTGCTGGCGATGCAGGCGGCGACCGTCGCCGAGCTGGCGCCGGGCCGGTTCGTGCTCGGCATCGGCGCGTCGTCCCCGGTGATCGTGGAGAACTGGAACGCGGCTCCGTTCGAAGAGCCGTTCGCGCGGTCGCGGGACACGCTGCGGTTCCTGCGCTCGGCGCTGACGGGGGAGAAGGTCAGCGAGAAGTACGACACGTTCGCCGTTTCGAAGTTCCGCCTGGAGCGCCCGGCCGACCCGCCGCCGTCGATCATGCTGGCCGCCTTGCGCCCCGGCATGCTGAAGCTGGCGGCCCGCGAGGCGGACGGCGCCATCACGAACTGGCTGGCGCCCACGGACGTGCCCAAGGTGCGTTCGGTCATCGGCCCGGACGTCGAGCTGGCGGCCCGGATCTTCGTCTGCCCCACCGAGGACGCCGCCGCGGCGCGGGGTCTCGGCCGGATGCTGATCTCGAGCTACCTGACGGTCCCGGTGTACGCGGCGTTCCACGAGTGGCTCGGCCGCGGCGAGGCGCTCGCCCCGATGCACGAGGCCTGGGCGGCGGGCGACCGGCAGAAGGCCAACCAGGTCATCCCGGACGCGGTGGTGGACGACCTGATCGTCCACGGCAGCCTCGACTCGTGCCGCGAACAGGTCCAGTCCTATGTGGACAACGGCCTGACCACCCCGATCATCGCGCTGCTCCCCACCGGCGGCGACCCGTTCGAACAGGTCCGGGCCCTGGCGCCGCGCTGA
- a CDS encoding pyridoxal phosphate-dependent decarboxylase family protein, whose amino-acid sequence MRGDGLAGGEGGADRLGELIPAALRGMAAGVAERGGPVPAGGPAAVAAALAAEGGALPHRGVGAEVALEELSRLLAAGSADPADPACAAHLHCPPLAVSVAADVVASALNPSMDSWDQAPVASELEREFTTGIARLCYPDAAAPDAVVTTGGTESNLLGLLLARERDPHVRPVCGVNAHHSVARAAWLLGLPAPVVVACEGDRLLPGALAGTLRELGASAVVVATAGTTNTGTIDPLPEIAEVCRRAGARLHVDAAYGGMVLCSAGLRERLAGLELADSVALDLHKFGWQPVAAGLFAAREAADLGALTVRAEYLNADDDTEAGLPDLLGRSIRTSRRPDAFRMAVTVRALGTDGLGALVEHCCDTAQDVAAVVDAHPGLRLWGAPELSTVVLRPVVADDLADPEADELVARVRRALLEAGTAVIGRAALPTGPAGAPQLWLKLTLLHPGTTVEDYRPLLDRIAATAGAELVANRESPVAS is encoded by the coding sequence ATGCGGGGAGACGGGCTGGCCGGGGGCGAAGGCGGCGCGGACCGGCTCGGGGAGCTGATCCCGGCGGCACTGCGCGGCATGGCGGCCGGCGTCGCCGAGCGCGGCGGGCCGGTGCCGGCCGGTGGACCCGCGGCGGTGGCCGCGGCGCTCGCCGCCGAAGGGGGCGCTCTGCCACACCGGGGTGTCGGCGCCGAGGTCGCGCTCGAGGAGCTCAGCCGGCTGCTCGCGGCGGGCTCGGCCGATCCCGCCGATCCGGCCTGCGCGGCCCACCTGCACTGCCCGCCGCTCGCGGTGTCCGTCGCCGCCGACGTGGTGGCAAGCGCGCTCAACCCGTCGATGGACTCCTGGGACCAGGCGCCGGTGGCCAGCGAGCTGGAACGCGAGTTCACCACCGGCATCGCCCGCCTCTGCTACCCGGACGCCGCCGCGCCGGACGCCGTCGTGACCACCGGCGGCACCGAATCGAACCTGCTCGGCCTGCTGCTGGCCCGCGAGCGGGACCCGCACGTCCGGCCCGTCTGCGGCGTCAACGCCCACCACAGCGTGGCCCGCGCGGCCTGGCTGCTCGGGTTGCCCGCGCCGGTCGTCGTCGCCTGTGAGGGTGACCGCCTGCTGCCCGGGGCGCTCGCCGGGACCCTCCGCGAGCTGGGCGCGTCCGCCGTCGTCGTCGCGACCGCCGGGACGACCAACACCGGCACGATCGACCCGCTGCCGGAGATCGCCGAAGTCTGCCGGCGGGCGGGGGCCCGCCTGCACGTCGACGCCGCGTACGGCGGGATGGTGCTGTGCAGCGCCGGCCTGCGGGAGCGGCTCGCCGGGCTGGAGCTGGCCGACTCCGTCGCGCTCGACCTGCACAAGTTCGGCTGGCAGCCGGTCGCGGCGGGTCTCTTCGCCGCCCGTGAGGCCGCCGACCTCGGCGCGCTGACCGTGCGGGCCGAGTACCTCAACGCCGACGACGACACCGAGGCCGGCCTGCCGGACCTGCTCGGCCGCTCGATCCGGACGTCGCGGCGCCCGGACGCGTTCCGGATGGCGGTCACCGTGCGAGCGCTGGGCACCGACGGCCTCGGCGCGCTCGTCGAGCACTGCTGCGACACCGCCCAGGACGTCGCGGCGGTCGTCGACGCCCACCCCGGCCTGCGGCTCTGGGGCGCGCCGGAGCTGTCCACCGTGGTCCTGCGCCCGGTCGTCGCCGACGACCTCGCGGACCCCGAAGCCGACGAGCTCGTCGCCCGGGTGCGCCGCGCGCTGCTGGAGGCGGGCACCGCGGTGATCGGCCGGGCGGCGCTGCCGACCGGCCCCGCCGGCGCGCCGCAGCTGTGGCTCAAGCTGACGCTGCTGCACCCCGGCACCACCGTCGAGGACTACCGCCCGCTGCTGGACCGGATCGCCGCCACCGCGGGTGCCGAGCTCGTCGCGAACCGGGAAAGCCCGGTCGCTTCGTGA
- a CDS encoding lysine N(6)-hydroxylase/L-ornithine N(5)-oxygenase family protein — MRRHHLAGIGIGPFNLSLAALAAPVDGLDAVFFDARPEFRWHPGLLVEGASLQVPFLADLVTLVDPTNPLSFLNYLRDRGRLLPFYFAERFHLPRAEYDDYGRWAAARLPSCRFGHEVTGVRWDAAEAAFELTVAGAEPVLADAVVLGVGSVPSVPEPLRDLVSDPDTLALHATDYLTHRDALVAAESVTVVGSGQSGAEVVLDLLRARSTVDGLRWLARTPAFAPMEYSKLGLEQFTPDYTAYFHGLPGAVRDRLLPTQWQLYKGIDAETIAAIHDELYRRSIGGGWPGAVLSPGVEVVSASTVDGYVDLGLRHAQQGRDGTVRTAAVVAATGYRETPTGPLLAGLGDAVRRDDRGRLVVGPDHRVALDVPGPLFVQNAERHTHGPGAPDLGLGAWRAAVILNAVCGKTVHELPDRTAFTTFGLEDQ; from the coding sequence GTGAGGCGCCACCACCTGGCGGGCATCGGGATCGGGCCGTTCAACCTCTCGCTCGCGGCGCTCGCCGCCCCGGTCGACGGCCTGGACGCGGTGTTCTTCGACGCCCGCCCGGAGTTCCGGTGGCACCCCGGCCTGCTGGTCGAGGGCGCGAGCCTGCAGGTGCCGTTCCTCGCCGACCTGGTGACGCTGGTCGACCCGACGAACCCGTTGTCGTTCCTCAACTACCTGCGCGACCGCGGCCGGCTGCTGCCGTTCTACTTCGCCGAGCGGTTCCACCTGCCGCGCGCCGAATACGACGACTACGGCCGCTGGGCCGCGGCGCGGCTGCCGTCGTGCCGGTTCGGCCACGAGGTCACCGGCGTCCGCTGGGACGCGGCCGAAGCGGCGTTCGAGCTGACGGTCGCCGGCGCCGAACCGGTGCTCGCCGACGCCGTCGTGCTCGGCGTCGGCTCGGTGCCGTCGGTGCCGGAACCGTTGCGGGACCTGGTCTCGGACCCGGACACCCTCGCGCTGCACGCCACGGACTACCTCACCCACCGGGACGCGCTGGTGGCCGCCGAGAGCGTCACGGTCGTCGGGTCCGGGCAGTCGGGCGCCGAGGTCGTCCTCGACCTGCTGCGCGCGCGATCCACTGTGGACGGCTTGCGCTGGCTCGCGCGGACCCCGGCGTTCGCGCCGATGGAGTACTCGAAGCTGGGGCTGGAGCAGTTCACCCCGGACTACACCGCCTACTTCCACGGCCTGCCGGGCGCGGTCCGCGACCGCCTGCTGCCCACACAGTGGCAGCTGTACAAGGGGATCGACGCCGAGACGATCGCCGCGATCCACGACGAGCTCTACCGCCGCAGCATCGGCGGCGGCTGGCCCGGCGCGGTGCTGAGCCCGGGCGTCGAGGTCGTCTCGGCGTCCACTGTGGATGGCTATGTCGACTTGGGACTGCGGCACGCGCAGCAGGGCCGCGACGGGACCGTGCGCACCGCCGCCGTCGTGGCCGCCACCGGCTATCGCGAAACGCCGACCGGGCCGTTGCTCGCCGGCCTCGGTGACGCCGTCCGCCGCGACGACCGGGGCCGGCTCGTGGTCGGCCCCGACCACCGGGTCGCCCTCGACGTGCCGGGGCCGCTGTTCGTGCAGAACGCGGAACGGCACACGCACGGGCCGGGCGCGCCCGACCTCGGCCTGGGGGCCTGGCGGGCGGCCGTGATCCTCAACGCCGTGTGCGGCAAGACCGTGCACGAGCTGCCCGACCGCACCGCTTTCACCACGTTCGGCCTGGAGGACCAGTGA
- a CDS encoding IucA/IucC family protein: MSIDEAAAWRAAGALITHKMLGELSYEHMLEPVTGGDGYRLELPDDVVYTFQARRGAFDAWTVVPGSAHRSGEPVTDPRALVVDARKTLGLSGLRLADVLAELTATVANEAARLRRAPTAAELSTLDYNVADGHLTGHPRLVLNKGRVGFSAADRARYAPEAGADVRLRWFAVHPDHAEFRSVGELSRDALLDAELGDLRAEFTGRAPENYVWVPVHPWQADEILGTLYAAELATGVMIDLGESADGYRAHQTVRTLANVSAPGRHDVKTAVSVRNTLVYRGLNSAATLAGPSVTSWLRRVSAGDPLLAEKYRFGLLGEVASVSVKHPLFGHLEELPYRFHETLGALWREPLTAHLGDGERAISFAALPYRGPDGVSVLAHLIGGGDPEAWLTRLFDLTLTPLLQWLLRHGVGFCPHGQNLILVVDAAGVPQRALIKDFAQGVDLLDEQLESYESLPPEAAADMLRWPAHLLAQSLFSSVFSGQFRFWAEVLLDELGLPRAKFWAPVREIVGRYRDENPDVAARFDACRLFAPDVERVTLNREHFAGQGFDKVERDDEFDVRFGRVPNPLHAADPGGAW; this comes from the coding sequence GTGAGCATCGACGAGGCGGCCGCCTGGCGCGCGGCCGGTGCCCTGATCACGCACAAGATGCTCGGCGAGCTGTCGTACGAGCACATGCTGGAGCCGGTCACCGGCGGCGACGGTTACCGGCTGGAGCTGCCGGACGACGTCGTCTATACATTCCAAGCTCGGCGCGGCGCGTTCGACGCCTGGACGGTCGTGCCGGGCAGCGCGCACCGGTCCGGCGAGCCGGTCACCGACCCGCGCGCGCTCGTCGTGGACGCGCGGAAGACGTTGGGGCTCAGCGGGTTGCGCCTGGCCGACGTGCTGGCCGAGCTGACCGCGACGGTCGCCAACGAGGCCGCCCGCCTGCGCCGCGCGCCGACCGCCGCCGAGCTGTCCACACTGGACTACAACGTCGCCGACGGGCACCTCACGGGGCACCCGCGACTGGTGCTCAACAAGGGCCGCGTCGGCTTCTCGGCGGCCGACCGCGCCCGCTACGCGCCGGAGGCCGGGGCCGACGTCCGGCTGCGGTGGTTCGCCGTCCACCCCGACCACGCCGAGTTCCGCAGTGTCGGCGAACTGAGCCGGGACGCGTTGCTGGACGCCGAACTCGGCGACCTGCGGGCGGAGTTCACCGGGCGTGCGCCCGAAAATTACGTCTGGGTGCCGGTGCACCCGTGGCAGGCCGACGAAATCCTCGGCACGCTCTACGCCGCCGAGCTCGCCACCGGCGTCATGATCGACCTCGGCGAGAGCGCCGACGGCTACCGCGCGCACCAGACGGTCCGGACGCTCGCGAACGTGAGCGCGCCCGGGCGGCACGACGTCAAGACCGCGGTGTCGGTGCGGAACACACTCGTCTACCGGGGGCTCAACTCCGCGGCCACGCTCGCCGGGCCGTCCGTGACGTCGTGGCTGCGCCGGGTCAGCGCCGGCGATCCGCTCCTGGCCGAGAAGTACCGCTTCGGGCTGCTCGGCGAGGTCGCGAGCGTGTCGGTCAAGCACCCGCTGTTCGGGCACCTGGAGGAGCTGCCCTACCGGTTCCACGAGACCCTGGGCGCCCTGTGGCGGGAGCCCCTCACCGCGCACCTCGGCGACGGCGAGCGCGCGATTTCGTTCGCCGCCCTGCCTTATCGCGGCCCCGACGGCGTCTCCGTGCTCGCCCACCTGATCGGCGGCGGCGACCCGGAGGCGTGGCTGACGCGGTTGTTCGACCTGACGCTCACGCCGTTGCTGCAGTGGCTGCTGCGCCACGGTGTCGGCTTCTGCCCGCACGGCCAGAACCTGATCCTCGTCGTCGACGCCGCCGGCGTGCCGCAGCGGGCGCTGATCAAGGACTTCGCCCAGGGCGTCGACCTGCTCGACGAGCAGCTCGAGAGCTACGAAAGCCTCCCGCCCGAGGCGGCCGCCGACATGCTGCGCTGGCCCGCGCACCTGCTCGCGCAGTCGCTGTTCAGCTCGGTGTTCTCCGGGCAGTTCCGGTTCTGGGCCGAGGTGCTGCTCGACGAGCTGGGCCTGCCGCGGGCGAAGTTCTGGGCGCCGGTGCGGGAGATCGTCGGCCGCTACCGCGACGAGAACCCGGACGTCGCCGCGCGGTTCGACGCGTGCCGGCTGTTCGCGCCGGACGTCGAGCGCGTCACGCTCAACCGCGAGCACTTCGCCGGGCAGGGCTTCGACAAGGTGGAGCGCGACGACGAGTTCGACGTCCGCTTCGGCCGGGTGCCGAACCCGCTGCACGCCGCGGATCCCGGCGGCGCGTGGTGA
- a CDS encoding glutamine synthetase produces the protein MTPFARPVGPRSLADRRAAAVTGEAVLRGVLAEDGARLLLLVPDPHARFAAVELAAPFAADVLTDGYGVCSYVFAWTPERAALPGSGALGGYLNGYLEGYGDLRMRPDAASAIPLGDRTWAVVCDAGWPSGPVAELAPREVLRGQLEALEGLGLVPSVGIEHEVVFRDAAGEPLTAHGVDYAVGGTERLAPLLRDLRVALDEAGLGVESARAECHPGQYEIVLRHRDALAACDDVLLQQLIVRRVAARHGVTADYLAAPAPGQGNSGHVHLSLSTVDGSPPDLLGGFLAGVLRDARALTAVWSPTWNGFVRLRTAPFSPREVRWGHDDRTASVRVAGPVENRRLEFRFPGADAQPHLVLAALLAAGRFGLEEGLTPPAPGVSAGSLATSPWEALALVTDGRVGKLLGVDVAAQLTALLTEEIESGLDAVTGWQRRRGALRA, from the coding sequence GTGACGCCGTTCGCGCGCCCGGTCGGCCCGCGGTCGCTGGCCGACCGGCGCGCGGCGGCCGTGACCGGGGAAGCCGTGCTGCGCGGGGTGCTCGCCGAGGACGGCGCGCGCCTGCTCCTGCTGGTGCCCGATCCGCACGCCCGCTTCGCCGCCGTCGAGCTGGCCGCGCCGTTCGCCGCCGACGTCCTCACCGACGGGTACGGCGTCTGCAGCTACGTCTTCGCGTGGACGCCCGAGCGCGCGGCGCTGCCCGGGTCCGGCGCGCTCGGTGGCTACCTGAATGGCTACCTGGAGGGGTACGGCGACCTGCGGATGCGGCCGGACGCGGCGAGCGCGATCCCGCTCGGCGACCGGACGTGGGCGGTGGTGTGCGACGCCGGGTGGCCGTCCGGGCCGGTCGCGGAACTGGCCCCGCGCGAAGTGCTGCGCGGGCAGCTCGAAGCGCTCGAAGGGCTCGGGCTGGTGCCGTCGGTCGGCATCGAGCACGAGGTGGTGTTCCGCGACGCGGCCGGCGAGCCGCTCACCGCGCACGGCGTCGACTACGCGGTCGGCGGCACCGAACGCCTGGCGCCGTTGCTGCGCGACCTGCGCGTGGCGCTCGACGAGGCCGGGCTGGGCGTCGAGTCGGCGCGCGCGGAGTGCCACCCGGGCCAGTACGAGATCGTGCTGCGCCACCGCGACGCCCTCGCCGCCTGCGACGACGTCCTGCTGCAGCAGCTGATCGTCCGCCGGGTCGCGGCGCGCCACGGCGTCACCGCGGATTACCTGGCCGCGCCCGCGCCGGGACAGGGGAACTCGGGGCACGTGCACCTGTCGCTGTCCACAGTGGACGGTTCGCCGCCGGACCTGCTGGGCGGGTTCCTGGCCGGCGTCCTGCGCGACGCGCGGGCGCTGACGGCGGTGTGGTCGCCGACGTGGAACGGCTTCGTCCGGCTGCGGACGGCGCCGTTCTCCCCGCGTGAGGTCCGCTGGGGCCACGACGACCGGACGGCGTCGGTCCGGGTGGCGGGACCCGTGGAGAACCGCCGCCTGGAGTTCCGGTTCCCGGGCGCGGACGCCCAGCCCCACCTGGTCCTCGCGGCGCTGCTGGCGGCCGGGCGGTTCGGGCTGGAGGAGGGCCTGACACCGCCGGCCCCGGGCGTCTCGGCCGGCTCGCTGGCGACGTCACCGTGGGAGGCGCTGGCGCTGGTCACGGACGGCCGGGTCGGCAAGCTGCTCGGCGTGGACGTCGCGGCGCAGCTGACGGCGCTGCTCACGGAGGAGATCGAGTCCGGTCTGGACGCCGTGACCGGCTGGCAGCGGCGCCGGGGAGCCCTCCGGGCCTGA